A region of the Pseudarthrobacter sp. MM222 genome:
TACGCCGGGGGAGCCGCTATGTGGTCCGGGTGGTGCGGGACGGTGAAGCCCTTGCCCGCCAGACGGGCCTCCTGGACGCCCGCGGACGCCCTGTCCGGGGTCTCCCGTCGGCAGTGGTAAACGGTTCAGCCTCCGACGCCGAGGCGGTCTGGCGCGGGGCCTTCCTCGCCCACGGCTCGCTCACCGAACCGGGGCGCTCCTCCGCCATGGAGGTCACCTGCCCGGGACCCGAGTCGGCGCTGGCCCTGGTCGGCGCAGCGCGCCGCCTGGGTATCCAGGCCAAGGCCCGCGAGGTCAGGGGAGTGGACCGGGTGGTGATCCGCGACGGCGACACCATCGCCGCGCTGCTGACCCGGATGGGCGCACACGACGCGCTGATGGTCTGGGAGGAACGCCGGATGCGCAAGGAAGTCCGGGCCACCGCCAACCGGCTGGCCAACTTCGACGACGCGAACCTGCGCCGCTCAGCCCAGGCCGCCGTAGCCGCGGGCGCCCGGGTGGACCGGGCCCTCGAGATCCTCGGTGACGACGTCCCGGAACACCTCAAATACGCCGGTGAGCTGCGCGTGGCGCACAAACAGGCAAGCCTCGACGAGCTTGGCCGGCTCGCCGATCCCGTGATGACCAAGGATGCCATCGCGGGCCGGATCCGCCGGCTGTTGGCGATGGCGGACAAGCGCGCCCAGGACCTTGGCATCCCCGGCACCGAGGCCAATGTGACTCCGGACATGCTGGACGAGTAGCCGCGGCCCCTAGAATCGGATCCAGACGGTGGAAATACCTCAGCAGCAGCGGAGGTTATGCCCACCGGATCCCGGATCCACCACAGACTTCCGGGTGCCACACCATCCGGATGCACAATCCGAGAGTTACCGAACCGGACGAACCGTCCACGACATTGGAGGATTTTGTGACCGAGTACGTACTGCCCGAACTCAGCTACGACTATGCAGCACTGGAGCCCCACATTTCCGCGCGGATCATGGAGCTGCACCACAGCAAGCACCACGCCGCGTATGTGACGGGCGCCAACAACGCCCTGGCCCAGCTGGCGGAGGCCCGCGAGAAGGGCGACTTCGCCAACATCAACCGGCTGTCCAAGGACCTCGCCTTCCACACCGGTGGCCACATCAACCACTCCGTGTTCTGGAACAACCTTTCGCCGGACGGCGGCGACAAGCCGGAGGGTGAGCTCGCCGCGGCCATCGATGACGCGTTCGGCTCCTTTGACGCGTTCCGTGCCCAGTTCAGCGCCGCCGCCCTCGGGCTGCAGGGCTCCGGCTGGGGCTTCCTCGCCTACGAGCCGATCGGCGGCAACCTGGTCATCGAGCAGCTCTACGACCAGCAGGGCAACGTCGCACTCGGAACCACTCCGCTGCTGATGCTGGACATGTGGGAGCACGCCTTCTACCTGGATTACGTCAACGTCAAGGCGGACTACGTCAAGGCCTTCTGGAACATCGTCAACTGGGCCGACGTCGCCAAGCGCTTCGAGGCGGCGCGCAGGAACGCCACGGGCCTCATTACCCTGTAACGGTGAGATAGCCCGAACCTGCTTGTAACAAAGCTCACATTTCGCGCTGTCGAGCCCGAATCGTGGACAGCCTGCCCCCGCACTTGCGGGGGCAGGCTCAGTTAAACGTAAGATAGGTCACGGAAGGCGGTTAGCCTTCAGCAATGTGGCTGGTCGCCCTCCGATCTGGTAATCATCTCTGCCCAATGGCGTGCGGGATCTGTTAGTTGGCTTGAACGCCCGCTCAACTAGTCGTGCTTGCAAAAAAGCACCAAGGAGACTGAAAACGTGACGACCCGTATTGGTATCAACGGCTTTGGCCGCATCGGCCGCAACTACTTCCGCGCCGCCCTGGCCCAGGGCGCGGACCTTGAGATCGTTGCCGTCAACGACCTCACCAGCCCGGAGGCCCTCGCCCACCTGCTCAAGTACGACTCTGTCGGCGGCCGCCTGCAGGAGTCCATCGAGGTCAAGGACGGCAACATCGTCGTCGACGGCAACATCATCAAGGTCCTCGCCGAGCGCGACCCCGCCAAGCTCCCCTGGGGCGAACTCGGAGTCGACATCGTCATCGAGTCCACCGGCTTCTTCACGAAGGCCGCGGCTGCGCAGAAGCACATCGACGCCGGCGCCAAGAAAGTCCTGATCTCCGCTCCCGCATCGGACGAGGACATCACGATCGTGATGGGCGTCAACGACGGCCTGTACGACCCGGCCGCGCACCACATCATCTCGAACGCGTCCTGCACCACCAACTGCCTCGGCCCGCTGGCCAAGGTCATCAACGACTCCTTCGGCATCGAGCGTGGCCTGATGACCACCATCCACGCCTACACCGCCGACCAGAACCTGCAGGACGGCCCGCACCAGGACCTCCGCCGGGCCCGCGCCGCCGCCATCAACATGGTCCCCACCTCCACG
Encoded here:
- the gap gene encoding type I glyceraldehyde-3-phosphate dehydrogenase; translated protein: MTTRIGINGFGRIGRNYFRAALAQGADLEIVAVNDLTSPEALAHLLKYDSVGGRLQESIEVKDGNIVVDGNIIKVLAERDPAKLPWGELGVDIVIESTGFFTKAAAAQKHIDAGAKKVLISAPASDEDITIVMGVNDGLYDPAAHHIISNASCTTNCLGPLAKVINDSFGIERGLMTTIHAYTADQNLQDGPHQDLRRARAAAINMVPTSTGAAKAIGLVLPELKGKLDGYAIRVPVPTGSATDLTVTVSRETTVEEVNAALKAASESDELRGLLTYTDEPIVSSDIVGDPASSIFDSGLTKVIGNQVKVVSWYDNEWGYSNRLVDLTELVAAKLG
- the whiA gene encoding DNA-binding protein WhiA, whose product is MALTASVKEELSRLDIKKSSVRKAEVSAMLRFAGGLHIISGRIVIEAEVDLASTARRLRAAIAEVYGHQSEIIVVSGGGLRRGSRYVVRVVRDGEALARQTGLLDARGRPVRGLPSAVVNGSASDAEAVWRGAFLAHGSLTEPGRSSAMEVTCPGPESALALVGAARRLGIQAKAREVRGVDRVVIRDGDTIAALLTRMGAHDALMVWEERRMRKEVRATANRLANFDDANLRRSAQAAVAAGARVDRALEILGDDVPEHLKYAGELRVAHKQASLDELGRLADPVMTKDAIAGRIRRLLAMADKRAQDLGIPGTEANVTPDMLDE
- a CDS encoding superoxide dismutase, which encodes MTEYVLPELSYDYAALEPHISARIMELHHSKHHAAYVTGANNALAQLAEAREKGDFANINRLSKDLAFHTGGHINHSVFWNNLSPDGGDKPEGELAAAIDDAFGSFDAFRAQFSAAALGLQGSGWGFLAYEPIGGNLVIEQLYDQQGNVALGTTPLLMLDMWEHAFYLDYVNVKADYVKAFWNIVNWADVAKRFEAARRNATGLITL